A single genomic interval of Armigeres subalbatus isolate Guangzhou_Male chromosome 1, GZ_Asu_2, whole genome shotgun sequence harbors:
- the LOC134206269 gene encoding probable peptidyl-tRNA hydrolase 2: protein MLDTTHMISAAAVLASFILGFKFGNKNITGKDTENGRATKATSDKTEEENIFSDIGGEYKMILVVRNDLKMGKGKIAAQCGHAAVGAYEGALKKTPSVLRKWQRTGQAKIAVKVENEQQLMEVYRTVKANNINCCLIRDAGRTQIEPNSKTVLAIGPAPNQVIDTITGHLKLL from the exons ATGCTGGACACAACTCATATGATAAGTGCTGCTGCAGTGCTTGCCTCGTTCATCTTAGGATTCAAATTTGGTAACAAAAACATCACTGGGAAGGATACCGAGAATGGCCGTGCAACGAAAGCTACATCCGAcaaaacagaagaagaaaat ATTTTCTCCGATATAGGCGGCGAATATAAAATGATATTGGTAGTTCGGAATGATCTCAAAATGGGCAAGGGAAAGATCGCGGCCCAGTGTGGTCATGCAGCTGTTGGTGCTTACGAGGGTGCCCTTAAGAAGACGCCGTCGGTCCTCCGCAAGTGGCAGAGAACCGGGCAGGCCAAAATTGCCGTAAAGGTCGAAAATGAACAGCAGCTGATGGAAGTCTATAGGACGGTCAAGGCGAATAATATCAACTGTTGCTTGATTCGTGACGCTGGTCGCACTCAAATAGAACCCAACAGTAAGACGGTGCTAGCCATCGGACCGGCACCCAACCAGGTGATCGACACAATAACTGGACATTTGAAACTcttataa